The sequence GTATGTAATATGTGAAAGATGTCAGTTTTATTGGGTCGGAAACGAATGAATTTGTGGCTTCTTTTCGTAACCTTTGGATTTATGTTAGGTTCTTTACAATGTTTTGATTTGGTTAACCCTTCTTGATGGTGGAGAGTATGGTTTAAAATGCCACTATCCAGGGTTATTTCTTATTGAACTTCACCTGGTTCATGAACCCTACCTAGTCTGTTGTAGAGGTGCTATGCCAGCAGGATGATTGCTCTGTTTTAGACAGTTTGGAGGTTAAGTACCAATATCTTTACCAGCCGACCTCATCTTATTCGTGTACATTTGGTTCGTCCCATTTGTGGTTTTATTTAAGGTCTGCAGCTTCTAAACAAAGAAGTTGGTGATGATTGTTAAAGGTCTCCCTGTGTTAAGATGCATGTCTAATCTAGGGTTTCGGGTTTCTCTTCTTTGAGAACACCAATGCTTTTATTATTTGAGCTTATCTTTTTACGAATGTGCCATATATCGCATTCAATACTTGTGGTGGATTTATTTAAGGCGTGTAGCTTCTGAACAATGAAATTGGTGATGAGTAGTAAAGAAGAATGAGACTGGTGACGAGTATTAGAGGTGTCTACTTTGCTAATATGAACGTCTAATTTAGGGCCCCTTTTCAAAAGTCCCAATGCTTTTACTGCTTGATGTCATCTTGTTCAGGCATGTATCATGCGTCATATCTGGTTTATATCTGAGGTGGATTTTAAGACCCCAGCTTTTAAACAAAGTCGAAGGTCTTTCTCTTGCTAAGCCCATGTTAATGTCTTGACATGCTTTTATACCATTTTAAAAAGAAATCAGAGCTTTGTCAATGGCAATAGTGCATTGTCTCTGTCTGTAAGGGTTTTGTTTTTCTATTTGCACCATTTTTGTTTTTCATTCCTCTTGGACGGGCACAAGAACATCATGTTGTGTGGTATTGTTGATTTGTGGTTTTATACAACTGCTGGCAGCTGAGTTAGAATCAATGAATGCGATTCTTGCATCAGTGTTTTAAGATTCGTGGACtcaccacggactcgcgagtccatgggagtcATGAGTCGACTCGCCATGGACTCACGAGGCGAGTCCtagcgagtccatctgaaagactcgcgagtcttctGCAAGGACTCGTGTGAGTCTTTTGCACGGACTCGCGAGTTTTTCAGATGGACTCACGAGATCCAGTAAAaacgtcatgcaagctttaaaagtgagctttttttatttttttgccctCATTTGACATTCTTGCTTTGGTTATGACAGGTTTGTTCTAGCTACCACTTACAGCTCAAGGCCTGAAAATTGAGATATATTAggagaaatacaaagaggaagatgtagccttctctttagtttgttcattattgtttttcacatttggagttggacatatcattatatgtaattttgtaaacatttataaacttatgttgctattatacattttagagttgaaactatgagtatgaatgatgacaTTTCAAATATTGcatgtttgtagatcatatgacatgtgtaatgtttcaattatggctcttatgttctctaaatgcattaatttctttatgttttttttgtagaactacggtttttttttttgccgagtctttcgcaagtctgagtctgagtccgagtccaaatttttggatTGCTGAGTCCGTGTCGagtccgagttttaaaactttgTCTTGCATTAACTGAGAGgaactaaaataattttttttactattATTTGTGGCGTTACGGTTGCTTGATAATACATTCTTTCTCTTCAATGCGTACTGGATGTTGCAATAATGCTATGATTACTTCCAAGTACAATGTTACACATGTACTGATAAGACTCGTTTTGAAAATGTTTGTACTTTATGCCCAGAATTGTTTGCAAGGATGTCtggtgagatgtatgatatgatgtgCAGGGAAGATGTTCGCAAGTCTTGAATTTACATATTAAACATGCTACTAATTGATTTACTTGTTTATTGCAGTGATTTTATGGGTGGCTTTGGTGGAGGTAGTGCCAGTGGTGGAAGGAGCGGTGGTTTTGGACGTGGAGGTTATGGGGGTGGCGAGGCAGGTTATGGAGGTGGAAGAGGAGGGGGTGGAAGAGGTGCATATAATGGTTTTAGTTCCGGAGGTCGAGGCTATGAGGGGGGCCGTGGTGGTGGCAGGGGGTTTTCTGGGGGACGAGGTGGTAGGGGAAGTAGAGATTCTGAAAGGTCGAGGGGGGAGTTAGATTCTGTTAATCtcccaaaagaagattttgatAACTTGATTCCTTTTGAGAAAAATTTCTATGTAGAACGGCCGTCTGTAGCAGCACTAACAGATCAAGAAGTAAGTGCCTATCGCAGAAGACGCGATATAACTGTGGAAGGCCGTGAAATTCCTAAGCCCCTTATGTATTTTCAAGAAGCAAGCTTTCCAGGTACTTACTTTTTCTCTAATATGGGAGTCACTTCAATGAATCTTCTCTTGCTACATTAGTTTAGCCTTTTTAGCTAGCTTACAAACTTCTTTGGAGAACTTTAGAAGGATTACATGATAATGTTGTATTTGTATGTATTTTGTTTACATCGGCGCTAGAGTAGTTGTTTAATGTTAAGTAAATAAGTGTAGTCTTCCACACTTTGGCATTTTTTTAGATGATATTAATCATGCAGTAATGTTTTTGTACTTTCTTATTTTTGtacttatttatttttattggcACTTTGTTTTTCTGTGCTCTTGAATTCATTAGTTTCTGTTTAATACAATGTTATACTTGGAAAATGTGGTGTTTCTAATCTGGGAAATGATTTTGTTTGTTTTCAGAGTATGTTCTCAAAGAGATTGAGAGGGCGGGATTCAACGAGCCAACTGCTATACAATCTCAGGGATGGCCGATGGCTCTGAAGGGTAGAGATTTGGTTGGTATAGCTGAAACTGGTTCTGGCAAAACACTTGCCTATCTTTTGCCAGGAATAGTTCATGTCAATGCGCAGCCCTATTTAGGTGAAATCTTGTTTTGAATTTGGTGTACAcggtttttgtttttttgtatgaCTAATTCTTCTATGGTTCACCCCTGTTTTTTTGTGTATGGAGTTTCTTGATTTGAATAACATGGAAATCTTGTCTTTTATGAGGCAGCTCCCGGTGATGGTCCGATTGTCTTGGTGTTAGCACCTACTCGGGAACTTGCTGTTCAGATCCAGCAAGAAGCTATCAAATTTGGAACATCCTCAAAGATCAAAAGCACGTGCGTATACGGAGGGGCTCCAAAAGGTCCTCAAATACGTGATCTTCAAAGAGGTGTGTTTTCCACCGTCCCTCAACAACGATGATTaaagttgagtttttttttttttttggtatttcatTCCGGTTGGTAATGTGTGTTTAGGGGTTGAGATTGTAATTGCCACACCTGGCCGACTTATTGATATGTTGGAAGCACGGCACACAAACCTGCGGAGGGTGACATATCTTGTATTAGATGAAGCTGATCGCATGCTAGACATGGGTTTTGAACCGCAGATAAGAAAAATTGTATCTCAAGTATGTAAATTATCTCGAGTATTAATCCTGTTTCTGTTAAGGGCTTCTAGAAAATAATGATGATGATTCTGAAATGAATTATTTGGTTAATGCTAGGGACTTAAATTCAGTTGAAATTTTCTAGTTGCTTATATGATTAggctaaaataaatataaataaacctTTCCAACCTGTCAATTTAGTGCTTGGGAACTGAAGAAGCAAAATTGTTATGTTTATATCCTGTTTATGCTAAGGGCTTTTAgaacatgatgatgatgattttgaaatGAATTATTTGGTTAATGCCAGGGACAATTCAGTTGAAATTTTCTAGTTACCTATATGATTAGGCTAAAATAAACATAAACAGACCTTTCCAATCTGTCAATTTAGTGCTTGGTATCTGAAGCAAAAGTGTTATGTTTATAGTTTTGGTTTTGATTGTAAAATTTGGTTTGTGGAACTGTTTTTTTGGGATTGAGTTCGTTTTGAGTTTTGCCTGtataaaaaatgttttaaaaaacatatatctataaaaaatgttttaaaaaacatatatctgtataaaataaaaaaaattgtatataaaAGTTACTGGTCTTGGTACTGGTTCAGGTTGGGGGTTCAGCTCATGGTTTCAATCAAATGGGTTCGTTTTGAGTTTGTCCATACAAAAGTATTTGCAGCAGTATCAtctcataaaaattaaaaatattacaatgtcaATTTGTCAAACTTGAATGTCATGAACATTAAACTTAAAATaatgtcaaaattttcaacaatCAGTCATCACTGATCAAACATCAATGTCATatagattttcaaaaatatcaTTATCAAAATCCATATGAGATGATTTAGGTACTGCTAAATTACATTAGCATTGGCACTAGCACTTTCATGCTAGCTAACTAACTTGTCTTAAACATCAAGTGTAGCAAGGTGTTGTGTACCCTTTCTTTTAGCTCCTTTGTTTGTATGAAAAGAGATGTAAATTGGAATGCACATACATTAAGTCTTTTGTCTTTTTGAATGTTGATTACGCTTTATAAATGGATAGAGGAGTATATGCTTCAATTCCTCTTAGATGAAGATGAACTGGCAACCTATTAAGACAAAATTAGAGTTAAgagataaaattttaaaatttaaattataaatgaaATTTTTGAGatagaattttaatttttaatataactTAAAAGATCTATTTTATAAAACTTGCACTAAATTATGATTGCAAGAGGCAAGTGGTTGTCTGTGTGAATGATTGATCATGGAAGTGCCACCAATTGTGAGCATCAACTTTAAACTTGTTACGAAGAGCATCAATACTAGTCATTGGAGCATacaaaatcaattaattcaatcttaatttcatctttcatGTAAAAATCAATTAAGAGTACGAAGTGTTGACTTGTACGCTTGGTTAACTTCAATATATTTATATGTAGCAATCCTTGTCAACATAGAGAGGATCTCAATGCTATAATATTTGGGAAAAAACAAGATGCagtggggtggtcattttgttctattgctcttcaataattttgtgtaCTTATTTAAGGAAAGGTTTTTTAGGATTTTGCCTTTTCAATCATTAGTTCAATGCAATTGTAACTATGCATTGCCCaaacaaggcctatccatgtcagtATAATAGATCATGCTTCATATAGCCTTGGTGAAATTTAGGAGATATTCAACATGATTCCACCAAATGTTATTTAGGATCACCCACTTAATATTTGTCGCCCTTACAGTGTTAGATTGCCTCACATGGATCGATTTTGACTGATGACCATTTTAGTGAACGCCTCTCCAACTTTTACAAATCTTAAAGATAGTTGTGTTGGAGGCAAAACAAGTCTTAAAAAGCACTAAAAATAAtactaaaatataataatttttttaattgtgaaaattattatttatcaattttttgttGTTCCACTTACCTTTAGTTGATCCGATTTTGAGAAACTTATGACATATGAGGGTTGGTGACGAACATTTGGAACTCTCTGACGTGAATATAACCTATTTGATTCAATTCTTTTGCTGCCCTTACAATGTTAGATTGCCTCACATGGATCAATTTTAATTGATGACCATTTTAGTGAGTGCCTCTCCAACTTTCACAAATCTTAAGATACAGTTGTGTTGGAGGCAAAACAATtctaaaaaaatttacaaaaaataaaaataaaatataattgttcttttttttttgaaaattattatttatcaattttttaattGTTCCACTTGCCTTCAGTTGATCCAATTTTGAGAAACATACGGCATATGAGGTTTGGTTACGAACATTTGGATCTCTTTGACTTCAATATAACCTATTTGATTTAATTCCTTTGTAGCATAAGGTTGAGGAAGTGGACAATACAAGACGTCCAAAAGATGAGTGGACAATGcttttcaaccaataaatcaaCTACATTACAATATTTGACACCTATTTGATCCAAACAATTTTGGTGCCAATTCTTTTGTAGCTTAAGGTTTTGGGAGTGGACAACCTAAGGTGTTCAAAAGATTTGTGAACATGGCTTAAAAAACCAATTGCTTTATCTTTTTTGACATTGTTTATTATGACTTGAACAATGTTTCGAGGCCCCACTTCCTAAATCATGATCATGAGAATGCTAGCAACAAATGGAACATCTTTCACCTCCCCTTTACAATCCATTGCTTTAAAAAATATTGCCTCTTTAGAGGATGTTGCAAAAATATTGATCGATGACCAATTTCTTACATCATTCCATTTATTGGAAATGATAAACATCCTTGTGGTCATGAAGCCCATAAGGAAATGATAAACATCCTCTTGGTCATGAATCCCCTTATGGGCTTCAGCGACTACTCTACAAACTTCTCTTTTTCCAATAAGGTACTGCAAACTTTCCCAAAACTCAGGTCCTTCAACCTCTTGATTTCTTTTCACTATTTGTTGCCAATATTGTGAGTGAACATTGGAAGCTTATACATCTAGCTATTTCTTGAGATTCGTTTTGAAATACCAAATGGTTCCTTTTACCTCTTATGTGTAAATTTTTTAGGTTTTTCTTAAAACATggcgaaaaaaaaaattaaaaaaaaaatgaatgaaggGTGATTTAATTTGTAGTTTGTTGCTTGATTTGCTCTTTTTTTTCTGTGTATTAATGCATGTTATGGTTCACTCTTATATATGCATGTTATGGTTCACTCTTATATAATCTATACGTGTTTTTTTTCTTGGGTAAGCTTTGATGCCTAATCTAGGGATGTGGCATGGCACAAATGTGCTTTCATCTGATTGTATGAGTTGAATGCAAATCCATATATAAGTGGTCATGTTATGGTTCACTATTATAGAATCTATACATGATTTTTTTCTTGGGCAAGCTTTGATGCCGAATCTACGGTTGTGGCACAAATGGGCTTTCATCCGATTGTATGAGCTTGAATACCTAACACCACACCCCTTGCAAATCCATATATAACCTTGACCACTTGAAATTGTTGTACCATATTGACATATTTTCAAGGAGGAGAATTGTTGGGGTTGTAGGCGTTGTACCATATGAACATATCCTGACTGTATGGGATTGTAGGTGTTGTAATTGGTGGCCATGGAATTGTACCATATGAACATACTTTGATTGTatggggttgtaggtgttggaattgTTGGCCATGGAAGTACCATTAATTGTGAGCATCTTTCATGAACTTTATGTAAAAAGTACGAAGAATTAAATTACTTTGGTTAATGGAGTATATAATAATAAGTACAACTGATCTTAAAAAGTATTAAGAGTTTTAAAACTTTGGTTAGTGGAATATAAAAAACATTAAATCCACTCATGACTCCATCTTGTAGATCAAAATTTAAGGAAGATTAATGAAATTTTGGTTTGTACCTTTCTGCAAATTCAAAATCTCTATATGAGACAATCCTCATTGGCACAAAAAAGAATTTCAATACTTCTCCTCATTTTGGACTCATTGCGTATGTAATAAGATTTAGTAGGGCTGACAATGCATTCTTCTTTTGTTCGAAGAAAGTTTTTTCAGGATTTTGCTCTTCCTTATTAATGATAGTCTTTATTTTCTATCATCCTTCCTTATTAATGATGGTTTTAATTTTCTTAATAAGTTGATGCTATCATATATCTCTTCCAGGTAAGGTTTGTCCATATTGGTATAACAAATCATActcaaaacatgctcatgaaatTAACGGATCATTTGCTTGTTTCTTTGTTGTGTTAGTTTTACTTTCAGATTAACATTCTTGATAAGTTGATGCTATCATATATCTCTTCCAGGTAAGGTTTGTCCATATTGGTATAAGAAATCATActcaaaacatgctcatgaaatTAACGGATCATTTGCTTGTTTCTTTGCTGTGTTAGTTTTACTTTCATATTAACagaaaaactcagaaaatagattTAGTAACTAGAATTAGATTATTTTAATTATGGATTTCAATTTAGTAAATGACGAAAGCAAACAAAAAGAGACAAGACAgcattaccctgggaaaacctcttaGGAGGAAAAGCTCAGCAAGAAGAGAtcttcagatctgattatgaattatacACAATATTCTGATTACAGCACTTATCTCTTTAAAAGGTCTGAAATGGCCACACTTACGGCTGATGTAGTTGACTGATCAGTATCAGGTCTGCACCTCAGATCTGCACTTTTGACTTCACCAACCAGTGACTTGGTCTGCACTTTTGGATGCCTGATCCTTGACAGCAGTTCGCACCTTTCACTGAAGATAATAACACTTAAAGTTTACACCTTGACAGCAGATGTAATTCGCATTCAAGCACAGCAGATAACTGACTAATTTTCGCTTCAACTTGAGAGCTAATTCGCATGATTGTAGAATGATATAATGTTTGAATGAGATCAAGTAGTTGTTTATTTATATGAGGCACGAGGACCTATTTGAGGTCGGCTTGGTGcagattcttttatttattttattacttttgtttatagggtcggccctattagagggaacacGTTTCCCTTTTGAGTGGCGTGTGTCTTTTAGTTATAAGGTTGGCCCTATTAGAGGGAACATGTTTCCCCTTTAGTGTGGCGTGTGAGAAGGGAGAGAAAGGGCCCAGCCCTTGGTGGATTCCAATGTTaccttaaggcaattggaatccgcattctacctagttacaatcaacatgtTGCTCTTTTAATGTTTGAGGAGATGTTTAACTTTTAAATGATTCCACCAAGAGTCATTTAGATTTatttgcttctttctttgttgctcTCTTAATGTTCCACTTGTTTCTATATGGACCACTGCTCTCTTAATGTTTGACTTGTTTTTATATGGTCCACTGCTCTCTTATTGTTTGACTTGTTTCTATATGATGGACCAAGTTTGGCTAATCATGATGCGAAGTAGTGCCTCTCGAACCTTCTAATCCAAataatcaaaatgaaattgaaacataaaatattaCATTTCACCACATAGCTGTAGGAGCTCCAATTGAGAAGATGATCTAAATATGTCTCGCGATATTTGCAGCTTCGATATTTGCAGCTTTCAATctctacatattttttttttttgatacgaTCAATTTTGTTGTCAATCTTTTGTAACACATGGTTGAGGGAATGGAGAACATAAGATGTTTAAAAGATATGTGAAGAATGCTCTTCAACCATCGAAGAGATAGTTTTACAATGTTTTGTTTGTTATGACTTGAACAATATTATAAGGTCTCACTTTCTCGATTGTTGTAGTGAGGGTGTTAACAATAAATTAGCCATGCTTCACCCCCTCTTCACAATCTACGGGGACATTGCATTGACATCGATCGGAAGCTGATTTTTAGTATTGCAATAAATTTTACAAACTATACATTTAAAACTAATTCATATTTTAAGCATAGTGATAAATTTCTAGGAAAATGAAGGAAAATAAAATAAGACAACTTGTTTGTAAAACAAAAATGCAGGAAAAAGAAATaacttattttttttcaaaaagcttCTATGATCATCTTGAACGCTAATAGATTTTTGCACATATATAAGAATAGCAATGCAACCGTTTCGAAATATTTAATAATCAATCTTTGCACAATGATAAACAAGAATGAATGTTGAGCAAATAGAGTGGTGTTTGTATTTATTCTTGTTTGTATTTTACGATGTTTCAAAGTTAGGAAGTCGTTATAATGTCTCAATGTTAAAGGTGAGaaattattaaagaaaaatataaaaaatatctgtcaaaaaaCAGGTGGGTTCGTTTTGGTTTTGCCTGATCTTATACAGGTTAACCTGTGTTTGCCCAGGACAAACGCAGTGTTCTGTTGGCTCCCTGGTGGAATCCGTTGACGTACCGAACCGAACCGAACTACGGATCCGGTTGGAAGTGGACCACAATGTTTTTATATGCCCCAGCGAACTGGCAACATAGAGCAAAACTAACATCTGCTGATGGAAATCTTGTAATTCCGCAGTGCGTTTGTTTTGGGATTTGTCTCTGAAACTAGTGTTGCATGAGCAATGCTGTGTTAGCTCCCTAGAGTATATATCGTATCtgaaaatttaaatttgtttgcaCCGGAGAAAGTTTCAAACTTCACCGCTTTAGTGCACACGGTTGGCCTTTGTTGATTTCAACACTTTCAGATTAactaaaactcagaaaatcagaatttgtttactgattagattaattagattagagatttatagttttcagatttaagcatagtaaagaaagagaatgaaataaagacaagacacagttaccctgagaattaccctaggaaaacctcttaggaggaaaaacccagccaaaaaagatccacagatctgattatggattatggttatGTAAtcgttacaacacttatctcaagaacTTGTAGGGGCAGATGTTGCTGTCACCGAAAGAATGACAGATTAGTTTGCTGTCACATGTGTGTTGGTTGCTGCTGTTTTGCTGCTCCTTTAACCCAGATTGCAGACCTTCAAGGAATTCGCTCTATCTTCACCAAGTTCACCAAGTTCGCTGACTTCTAATGATGGATTGCACACCTCAACTAGCAGATCTAAATTGCTGATGTAGCAGAGGTAATTGCTGTAGGTCCAGATGTAGTCTTTCTCCCTGAAGTTCGCATTATCCAGTCATATGTATTTCGCATGAAATGAAAACTGAATGGGTGAGTTGTGATGTGGGTTTTATGCTTATTTATATGTGGAGCAAACCCCTTTAACATGTCGGCTTGccaaataaattaattcatttaatttgtttaatgCGAAATGTTtgggatagggttggccctatcatgATGGCGTGTTTGGCTTTAATGTAGCGTGGAGATGGcgtgaggtatagggcccaacccttatgcattggagaaggggctggcccccttaggcggattccaatgttgcccaaggcaattgaaATCCGCcaccctaattacaaacaacagcCTTTGCTGTCTCAATTTACTTTTCAATTTTAGACTATTTTCTTTTTGCTTCCTAAATCTTTGGTTGTTGTATGTGGTTGTTGTATGGGCTGCCTTTAACATATTACTGGGTGCGGGCTATGCATGTCGTGCTTGAATGTTCTCTGAAATTGTACCTTTGTCATACTTTTAATATATTCCATTGCCAGTGGATCAACAATCCATTACTTGAAAACTATTAATTTTAATGAGAAAGTTTTATCGTATTACCTTTAGACATTGTCAACGATGCGTTTGCTCAATTTAATTGTCAAGGTACTTTGAATATCATCTGATCAGGCCTTCTCTTTAGATGGCTTGCTAGATGAGGCATACCAATACCATGTCAGTTTGTAATTCCAAAGCTGTCTTTGTTTTATGCATCCCGTAGCCTGTAGTTTTTAATTTACTTGAACTTGAATAGCTTAATTCTGATTCTTTAGACTTCAAATAGTACTTCGATTCTGGTGTTGATACCTAGTTTGTTGTAGTGTTTTATATGTTTTAAAAATAAGTTTATGTATACCTTTATGCTGTTTATACCATAgaagcaatagtctgcaaaaaaAAAATGGTGATTATATATGATTAATCCTGGAGCCAGTCGATTTATTCTCCCAAAAAATTTCGattaatgaaaaattattgatcaaTTGTTGACCCAATTTTCGataattttttgcatttaaatcacattaaaatgatgttgaaattttcaaaaaatggcaattttttttttgaaaaaaatcattataaaaacttgcaaaaccctagaGAAACTCATGAAATTACTGAATTGTTTAGAAATAAGGTTGATCCAAGACGAAATCAAAGTCAATGTGGAATCAATGttgaaaaagtttgttattttgtctATTTTTGGGGGGGTCATCATTCCCCATGCTTCACTTATTCAAACCCACGCTTCACTTGTTCAACCCACTAGCTCAACGAACCAAAAAAGATAGAGCCCACGAACTCAATGgcccagcaggggtttgaaccttggggGCTGCCTCACCAATGTTTtgtttctaccacaacactaaacatCCAAAGacataatatatatagatatatgatttttaatttattattgatatagttaatttttgctcaaacaaagacatacaattcattatgtgagcaatatatccaaagtgctccactaaataaatctgaatgacagcaaacaagcttacatagttgtaaTAAAAGCGTCTCTAGCACACgatcattaaaatttgtctttacctaaaatagtagttgcaatctaggtattgccaaaaccagtggcttgctaatcttttacttcagctaaacaaatgtcttttgttgaattctaccccatgtAAAAGGCTTACCAATTGCCATCAGgaaatataaagcattgcaactgtggaatatgatttgataagccttctcaaatattgaactacccctagaaaactccttttccttaatcacaatgaaagtcttggatcacttcaagatagcttccacttttactaaattcctaacaatagctggATCTCTGTCtcataaattttgatctcagctacttcttAGACTtactaatctttgatctcagacttagacaactattagACAACTATTGGTATATTTGGTGACTTgttgtaatcagcaatatgaataaactctattttattcactctctatatctctatgctatggaaatgctgCCCTTAAGTTCTAAAAAAAATAGtgtctatttttctacaatatttttCGATTTTTTAAAATTGAAGTTTTAACTTATTTTTTCAAataatcttatacttttggtttgccgattttttccccaaacaatttttgttgctatgatataaagcattgcaattgtggaatatgattcgttaagctttctaaaatattgaattaaccctacaaaactgatctgataagctttctaaaatatcgaattaaccctacaaaactccttgcctcaatcacaataaAATTCTTTAATATTTGTTCTCAGACTTAAAGACAACTATTCGGTGTATTTGGTGAGTGCCCTCTTAAAACGTCaaatgtaatcagcaatatgaatataaacaacaaaaaataattttctacaattcatgagtaaactatattttatttgttctttatatctctatgctatagaaatgctttttaagtttttttttttttttttacattttttatgttttttttttaaatctgattttttcaaaaaaaaaaatcatatgcttTTGGTTTGCACATTTTTCGTAAACGATTTTTTGCTACTATGGACTTTATACATTGAAACATGTAATCCTGAGA is a genomic window of Cryptomeria japonica chromosome 7, Sugi_1.0, whole genome shotgun sequence containing:
- the LOC131041480 gene encoding DEAD-box ATP-dependent RNA helicase 20, which encodes MNRFDNRYGDPNSYRERKSDFMGGFGGGSASGGRSGGFGRGGYGGGEAGYGGGRGGGGRGAYNGFSSGGRGYEGGRGGGRGFSGGRGGRGSRDSERSRGELDSVNLPKEDFDNLIPFEKNFYVERPSVAALTDQEVSAYRRRRDITVEGREIPKPLMYFQEASFPEYVLKEIERAGFNEPTAIQSQGWPMALKGRDLVGIAETGSGKTLAYLLPGIVHVNAQPYLAPGDGPIVLVLAPTRELAVQIQQEAIKFGTSSKIKSTCVYGGAPKGPQIRDLQRGVEIVIATPGRLIDMLEARHTNLRRVTYLVLDEADRMLDMGFEPQIRKIVSQIRPDRQTLLWSATWPREVEQLARQFLHNPYKVIIGSPDLKANHSIGQIVEVVSEYEKYPRLIKLLEEIMDGSRILIFMETKKGCDQVTKQLRMDGWPALSIHGDKSQAERDWVLAEFKAGKSPIMTATDVAARGLDVKDIKCVINYDFPGSLEDYVHRIGRTGRAGATGTAYSFFTAANARFARELISILREAGQPVNGQLAAMARGGGGNGSGGYGGGYRGRGRGRGRGGYGNRSVISGSNTIPLGGSGRQW